The following is a genomic window from Alkaliphilus sp. B6464.
ATATGTTCTAAGTAAAAAGTTCATCCACATAGGTAGTACAAAGAGAAGAACCATTAAGTTTCGCTTAGAAATGTCTGTTCTAGCAATAATCATAGCCATAGGATAACCTAATATTAAGCAAAACACTGTAGATATAAGAGCTAAGTTTAATGAACGTAAAAGTACTTTTCCGTAAACGGGCTCCATAAAACGTCTATAGTTTTCCAGAGTAAATTCTCCACCCTGAGATGTCAAACTAAAATAAAGAACTAGAATTAGAGGAACAACTATAAAAACTAATAACCATCCTATATAAGGGTAAGCCGCAGCTTTTTGTTTTATCCTCATACTACCTACTCCTTTTCATAATGTGGATTAAATCTGGGGCCATATTCATACCAATATGACTTCCCATAGGCGCCATAATAGTATCGTGGATTTTCCACTGTCTTTCATTTTCCTCCACTATCATTTCATAATGAACACCTTTAAATGTTGTAGAAATTACTTTGCCCTTTAACATACCCTTTTCCGGAGTAGTTATTTCAATATCTTCTGGCCTTACTACAACATCTACATTTGCATTATCCTCAAAGCCCTTGTCTACACAATCGAAGGTTTGATTTGCAAACCTAACTAAATAGTCTTTTATCATAGTTCCTTCTACAATATTACTCTCACCTATAAAGTTAGCTATAAATGCTGTCTTTGGCTCGTTATAAATGTCCTCTGGAGACCCTATTTGTTGAATCTTTCCACCATTCATAACAGCAATTGTATCTGACATAGTAAGGGCTTCTTCTTGATCGTGAGTAACATAAACAAAGGTAATACCTACTCTTTGTTGCATCTTTTTAAGTTCTATTTGCATTTCTTTTCTAAGTTTTAAGTCTAAAGCACCAAGAGGCTCATCTAATAGAAGGACTTCTGGCTCGTTAACCAAGGCTCTAGCTATAGCTATTCTTTGCTGTTGTCCACCACTTAAAGAATCTACAGTTCTTTTTTCAAATCCCTTTAGTCCTACAAGCTGTAGCATTTCTTCTACTTTTATTTTAATCTCTTTCTCAGAGATTTTTTTTATTCTAAGTCCAAAAGCAATATTTTCAAATATGCTCATATGTGGGAACAAAGCATATTTTTGAAATACAGTGTTTATTTGTCTTTTGTAAGGAGGTAGATCATTGATTCTTTTTCCTTCAAAAAAAACATCACCCGCCGTTGGGTATTCAAAACCACCAATAATTCTTAATGTGGTAGTTTTACCACATCCACTTGGACCTAATAGCGTTAAAAATTCATTTTTTCTAATATAAAGATTGATGTTGTCTAAAACCAATGTGTCGCCGTCATAAACTTTAGTGATATTTTTTAAATCAATGATATGTTGGCTCACCAGTCATACCCCCTTTATTACTTATAATCAACTTTTTGTTTATAATTAGTAAACTTTTATTACTAGAAATAAGTATAATGAAAATCACTATGCTATGTCAATGGGTTTTAGTAATTTTTAAAAAAATATTATTATTCCTTTTTATAGCAGATTTTTTCGTTAAAAAAAGTTCTCACTAATTAAAAGATTTATACTTTGATAGACAATAAAAAAGAAGGGTTTAAACCCTTCTTTTTTATTGCGGTGTATACATTCCGTGACTTTGCATATAGTTAAATATATCTTCTCCATGTTGTTGTTCTTCTTTTTGAATATGGTTAAGTGCTTGCCTTACATTAGTATCTATACATTCAAAAATAGTAGTGTCGTATGTACCAGAAACATATTTTTCTGTCATTAATAGATCTTCACAGAATTCCTTATCTTTTTGATTGGAGTTTCCAGATGTGGATGCATTTTGTATTTGCTTAATATTTTGCATTTGTTGACCACTTTGTTGCTGATTTTGCATTCCACTCTGTTGTCCGCCCTGTTGTCCACTTTGTTGACTACTCTGACCTTGTTGATTGTTCATAGCTGGAACCTGTCCATTAAGTATTTGATTAATTGTGTTTAAGTGCTGCTGCTCGTGCTGAGCATGTTTTTCAAACATTTGCTTTAGTTGAGGGTCTTGCGCTCTATTTGCATAATCGGTATATTTTTTAATGCACAATTCCTCATGGCTTTTTTGATCTTCTAAAAGCAATCTTTCTTTTTGTGTTAATGTTATATTCATATTAAACACCTCCTACTAAGTAGTTTGCTTAATAGGAGGTTTTTTATTCATGCTTTTTTTCTTAGTAAATAAATTCATCGTCTTTTTATCTTCTTGCGACACCAGTTTTTCTAGCTGCTTCTTCTACTGCACTTGCGACTCTTTCTGAAACCCTTTTATCGAATGGATTCGGTATAACATATTCCGCATTTAATTCATCATCACCAACGAGATTTGCTATTGCATAGGCTGCTGCTAACTTCATTTCCTCATTAATTTCCTTTGCTCTTGCATCTAGTGCTCCTCTAAAGATACCGGGAAAAGCTAAAACATTATTTATTTGATTAGGAAAGTCTGAACGGCCAGAAGCTATTACACTAGCTCCCGCTTCCTTTGCAACATGGGGCATAATTTCAGGAATAGGATTAGCTAGGGCAAATATAATAGGATCTACATTCATAGCCTTTACCATATCCTTTGTTACTATATCTGGTGCTGATACACCAATAAATACATCAGCCTCCTCCATAGCATCTTTTAAGCTTCCCTGCCTTTTATTTTTGTTAGTTATACTGGCCATAGCTTCCTTATATATATTGTTATGTGGACCTGAGTAAATAATGCCCTGTCTATCGCATAACAGAATGTCTTTAACTCCCATACCGTTAAGCATCTTTGTGATAGCAACACCCGCAGCCCCAGCTCCGTTAATAACAACAACTATATCCTCAAGCCTTTTGTTAACTATTTTTAATGCATTAATAAGTCCAGCAGTAGCAACAATAGCTGTTCCATGCTGGTCATCATGAAATACAGGTATATCTAGCTCTTTTCTAAGTCTTTCTTCAATCTCGAAGCATCTTGGTGCTCCAATGTCCTCTAGGTTAATTCCTCCAAAGGTCGGAGAAATTGCTTTTACAATATTTACAATTTCATCTACATTCTTTGTATCAAGGCAGATTGGAAATGCATCTACATTGGCAAATTCCTTAAATAATATGGACTTACCTTCCATTACAGGCATGGCTGCTTCTGGGCCTATATCCCCCAGACCCAACACAGCAGTACCATCAGTCACGACGGCTACCAAATTACCTTTTGCGGTATATTTAAATGCATTTTCCTTGTTTTCATGTATTTTTTTACATGGTTCAGCTACTCCGGGAGTATATGCTAGACTCAGGTCTTCATTGTTTGCTACTCTAATCTTTGAAGTTATTTCAATCTTACCAGCTTTCTCCTCGTGAAGCTTTAGGCTCATCTCTTTTACATCCATATCTCTAACCTCGTTTCTACAATTATAGGGCTGTATTAAGCGCCAAAAGCTCAATACAGCCCTAATTAATTACACTATTTAATATTTTGCTTTACTCCCCCTACATATACATCAAGTAGGTTCCATTCATCATCAATTACTAAAATATCTCCATCTTTACCAGGCTCTATAGATCCCTTAGTTTCATATACTCCAATATATTTTGCTGGATTTTCCGAAGCCATTTTCACTATATCACTAATAGATGCCTGTACATTTTTTACTACATTACGGACAGAACCAAGAAAGCTAAGCTCTAAGTCCTTAACGCTATCATAATCAGATTTACTTATTCGCTCTTCTGTTCCATCATCGTAAACTAGTTTAACATAGTCCCTGTCAGGAATAAATGTGCACTTACGAATATAGTGATGGAATGGCTCGGTAACATGAGCAAGACCTGTACAATCTGTGCTTAATATAATACCTTCTGGACCTTTTACCTTGTAAACAATTTTAAAGGCTTCAGGCTTTACAGTCATACCTGTTTGCTTACCAAACTCTGCGTACATATCATCAAAATACATAGCTGCACCTGCAGTGCCCAGCCTCCTATGGTGAAATCCTCTCATGCCACTAAAAGTATGTGTAAAACCACCTAGACCTAGGTCCTTCAGTCTTTCAATATCTTCAAACTCTGCTGCACTATGGCCTATAGAAATTTGAATACCTTCATTATTTACATATTTAATAAATTCCTCAGCTCCTGGTAATTCTGGTGCCATGGTAATTAATTTAACATTTTCTTTGCCAGCACTTTCAA
Proteins encoded in this region:
- the potA gene encoding spermidine/putrescine ABC transporter ATP-binding protein, translating into MSQHIIDLKNITKVYDGDTLVLDNINLYIRKNEFLTLLGPSGCGKTTTLRIIGGFEYPTAGDVFFEGKRINDLPPYKRQINTVFQKYALFPHMSIFENIAFGLRIKKISEKEIKIKVEEMLQLVGLKGFEKRTVDSLSGGQQQRIAIARALVNEPEVLLLDEPLGALDLKLRKEMQIELKKMQQRVGITFVYVTHDQEEALTMSDTIAVMNGGKIQQIGSPEDIYNEPKTAFIANFIGESNIVEGTMIKDYLVRFANQTFDCVDKGFEDNANVDVVVRPEDIEITTPEKGMLKGKVISTTFKGVHYEMIVEENERQWKIHDTIMAPMGSHIGMNMAPDLIHIMKRSR
- a CDS encoding spore coat protein, with protein sequence MNITLTQKERLLLEDQKSHEELCIKKYTDYANRAQDPQLKQMFEKHAQHEQQHLNTINQILNGQVPAMNNQQGQSSQQSGQQGGQQSGMQNQQQSGQQMQNIKQIQNASTSGNSNQKDKEFCEDLLMTEKYVSGTYDTTIFECIDTNVRQALNHIQKEEQQHGEDIFNYMQSHGMYTPQ
- a CDS encoding NAD(P)-dependent malic enzyme; this encodes MDVKEMSLKLHEEKAGKIEITSKIRVANNEDLSLAYTPGVAEPCKKIHENKENAFKYTAKGNLVAVVTDGTAVLGLGDIGPEAAMPVMEGKSILFKEFANVDAFPICLDTKNVDEIVNIVKAISPTFGGINLEDIGAPRCFEIEERLRKELDIPVFHDDQHGTAIVATAGLINALKIVNKRLEDIVVVINGAGAAGVAITKMLNGMGVKDILLCDRQGIIYSGPHNNIYKEAMASITNKNKRQGSLKDAMEEADVFIGVSAPDIVTKDMVKAMNVDPIIFALANPIPEIMPHVAKEAGASVIASGRSDFPNQINNVLAFPGIFRGALDARAKEINEEMKLAAAYAIANLVGDDELNAEYVIPNPFDKRVSERVASAVEEAARKTGVARR
- a CDS encoding N-acetylglucosamine-6-phosphate deacetylase yields the protein MYLYCENIYTPEGFQKGYLEVVYGKIKGIYNEATSDDIIDYSDNVIIPGFIDIHLHGWATGSFWYEGTKESIENMSRELVKVGVTSYLATSGTDSIEQINRYLAEGKKAVDNWSPDKGAQALGFHLEGPFINKEYKGMQKEEYCLNPSTELLKGFFESAGKENVKLITMAPELPGAEEFIKYVNNEGIQISIGHSAAEFEDIERLKDLGLGGFTHTFSGMRGFHHRRLGTAGAAMYFDDMYAEFGKQTGMTVKPEAFKIVYKVKGPEGIILSTDCTGLAHVTEPFHHYIRKCTFIPDRDYVKLVYDDGTEERISKSDYDSVKDLELSFLGSVRNVVKNVQASISDIVKMASENPAKYIGVYETKGSIEPGKDGDILVIDDEWNLLDVYVGGVKQNIK